The window CCGCCAACAGGGCCGCAACATCGCCCTGCCCTTCTGCACCGGCCAAACCGCCATGGCCGCCTACTTCCCCCATAAATTCGTACCCCACTACGCCTGGATCGGCCCCTCCGGCACCCTCCTCGCTACCACCTCCGCCGCCGAAGTCACCGAAGCCAATATCCGCAAACTCCTGGCCGGCAGCCAACCCGCCCTCCATACCAAGGGCGACCGCATGGACTTCCAGGAAACCATCCCCCTCGGCGTCAACAACAACGGCACCTCCGGCGACAATTTCCGCTACCGCTCCCTGCTCACCGGCTATATCGAAGGCATCGGCAATGCCGGCGGCTGGCAAACCAACAGCCAGGGACTGGTCTACCGCTTCTACCTCTTCAACACCTCCGCCCTCATGCTGCTCAAACTGGCCCACCCCAGGCTCTTCGACCTCCCCACCGATCGTGTCCACTGGCTGGTCCGCGACCCCGGGCGCTTCGCAACTGGATCCACGGAAGACACCCTGCTCTACCGCAACGCCTTCTGCTACGACCTCTCCCTGCCGCCCAGCCCCAGGCAGCGGGTCATGGAATTCATCCGCTCCGATATCGATCGCTTCTTCGGCATCCGCGTGGATTCGGCGTCCTCGGCTGTTCCCTGCCTCGCCCTGCAGGCCCGCCCCCACCGCCGCCAACCGCCTGCCGACCGGCCCGGTATGCCGGCCAGCGATCTCGCCGCCCTGCTCCACCAACTGCCGGCCCTCGGTGGACTGCCGGTGGTCTGTCAACTGCCCCCGGACGCTACCGTACCCCTGCTGCCCGAAAACCTCAACGGCCTATCCCGCCGGTCCATCCTCCGTATCCTGCGTCAACACGGCCTTCAACTGGCCAACTCCACACAAACCCTGACCCATTATTTCATCACCGATAAATATTGAAACCATGCCTATCCAACAACTAACCATAAGGTCATGCTTCCCCTTGCTTGCCCTGGTCGCCCTGCTAACGGGCCTCCTGCTTTCCTTCACCCCGCTCGCCGCCCGCTGCCAGCAACCGGTACTGCAGGGAAGGCTCACCAACCCCAAGGGCGAACCGGTCTCCGGCGCTACCGTCACGGCACTGCAGGCCAAACGCTCCACCCTCAGCGCCGGCGACGGCATCTTCCGCCTGCCGGGCGTTAAAGCCGGCGACTCCCTGCGCATCAGCCATATCAGCTTTGCGCCTGCCGGCTTTTTCATCAGCGACCCCGCTGCCTTCCTCACCATCCAACTGGCGCCCGCTGCCAACACCCTCGGCGAAGTGGAAGTGCTGAGCAGCGGCTACCAGGATATCCCCAGGGAACGCAGCACGGGCTCCTTTGTCAGGATCGACAAGGCCGCCCTCAACCTGCAGGCCGGCACCAATATCCTCAACCGCCTCGACGGCATCACCAGCGGCCTGCTCTTCGATGTAGGCAAGAGCAATGGCAACCAGGGCAAACTGGGCATCAGCATCAGGGGCCTGAGCACCATCAACGGCCCCATCGACCCGCTGGTGGTGGTGGATGGCTATATCTATGAAGGCGACATCAACAACATCAACCCCAACGATGTGGAGCAGGTTACGGTGATGAAGGATGCCGCTGCAGCTTCCATCTGGGGTGCCCGCGCCGGCAATGGCGTCATCCTCATCACCACCAGGAAGGGGCGCTATGCCCAACCCCTACAGGTAAGCGTGAATGCCTCCCTCATCATCGCCGAAAAACCCGACCTCTATTACCTGCCCCAGCTGGGCGCCGCCGAGTACATAGGGGTGGAACAGTTCCTTTTTGGCAGGGGCTATTTCAATAACCGCATCAACACGGGCTACCAGGCCCTCACGCCCGCCGTCGAGGTCTTCCTCGCGCGCCGGCGCGGCCTCATCTCGGCTGCCGACTCGGCCGATCGCATTAACGCCCTCAAGGCCATCGATACCCGCGACCAGTTCCTCCGCCACATGTACCGCGAAGCCCTCACCCAGCAATATGCGCTGAACCTGCGCGGCGGCAGTGCCAACCACGCCTATACCTTCTCGCTGGCCTATGACCGGTCCAGCAACGAGCTGGATGCGCTGACCCGCAAACTCAACATCCAGCTGGGCAACAGCTTCCGCATCCTGAAGAACCTGGAACTGGACCTTTCCCTTTACTTCACCAACGCCCATGGCCAGTCCGGTCGTCCGGGCATCAACCAGGTGGCCGTTGCGGGCAGGTCCATCCCCTACCTCCAGCTGGCCGGTGAAGACGGCAGTCCCCTGCCGGTGGCCCGCGATTACCGCAGCGCCTATACCGACACCCTTGCCGGCGGGCGTTTGCTCGACTGGAAATATTACCCGCTGGAGGATTATCGCCACAACCGCAGCACCGACAACCGGCAGGAGCTCTTTGCCAACATCGGCCTGCGCTATCGCTTTTCCAAATGGCTGAATGCGGAGATCAAATACCAGTACCAGGACCAGCAATCGGGCAGCGAACGCCTGGCGGCCCTGGAGAGCTACGAAGCCCGCGACATGGTCAACCGCTTCACCCAGGTAGACCGCAGCAACGGCAACCTCACCCGGATCGTCCCGCTTGGCGGCATCCGCAACTATTCCCTGGCAGCGGTCCGTTCCCAGACCCTTCGCGGCCAGCTCAACCTGATGAAGCAATGGCAGGACCATGAACTGGCCGCCGTGGCCGGCATAGAAGGCCGGGAGGCCCGTGGCACCGGCGAAGGCAGCATCCGCTACGGCTACAACAGCGATCCCCTGACCACCACCCTGGTGGATCCTGTCAATCCCTATCCCACCATCCTTACGGGCCGTTTCGAACGCATCCCCGGCATGGCGGCCAATAGCCATACCCTCAACCGCTTTGTGTCGGTCTACGCCAACGCGGCCTACACCTTCCGCAACAGGTACAGCCTGTCGGCCAGCGCCCGCCGCGACGGGGCCAATGTGTTCGGCGCCAATACCAATGACCGCTGGAAACCCCTCTGGTCCGTAGGCGCCGCCTGGAATATTTCCCGCGAGGACTTCTACCAGCTGCGGGCATTGCCTTCGCTTAAGCTGCGCATGAGCTATGGCTTCAGTGGCAATGTGGACCTCAGTCGCTCTGCCGTGGCCATCGGCCGCTATTATGCCGCTTCTTCCGTCAACCTTCCCTTTGCCCGCATCAACGTCATCAACAATCCCGACCTGCGCTGGGAAAAGATCGGCATGTTCAACATCGGCCTCGACTTCCAGTCGGCCAACAACCGGCTCTCCGGTACCCTCGAGTTCTACAACAAGCGGGGCATCGACCTGTATGGCACAGAACCCTATGACTATACCACCTGGGGCTTGGGAAGCGAGCTCCGGCGCAATGTCGCCAATATGGAAGGCAAGGGTATCGACCTCACCCTGAATGCCCGGTTGGTGGATAGAAAGGTCAAATGGAACAGCAACCTTATTTTTAGTTATG is drawn from Flavihumibacter rivuli and contains these coding sequences:
- a CDS encoding TlpA family protein disulfide reductase, which translates into the protein MKLLLLGLLAALCPAPASYGQIPTPKATPLQIGDTIPGHLSLTNIHQFPVDKIQLSQLKGKLVLLDFWSTWCASCIEAFPKMQALQQTFGDSLQVFLVNAYPADSLPKVLATFQRLRQQGRNIALPFCTGQTAMAAYFPHKFVPHYAWIGPSGTLLATTSAAEVTEANIRKLLAGSQPALHTKGDRMDFQETIPLGVNNNGTSGDNFRYRSLLTGYIEGIGNAGGWQTNSQGLVYRFYLFNTSALMLLKLAHPRLFDLPTDRVHWLVRDPGRFATGSTEDTLLYRNAFCYDLSLPPSPRQRVMEFIRSDIDRFFGIRVDSASSAVPCLALQARPHRRQPPADRPGMPASDLAALLHQLPALGGLPVVCQLPPDATVPLLPENLNGLSRRSILRILRQHGLQLANSTQTLTHYFITDKY
- a CDS encoding SusC/RagA family TonB-linked outer membrane protein gives rise to the protein MPIQQLTIRSCFPLLALVALLTGLLLSFTPLAARCQQPVLQGRLTNPKGEPVSGATVTALQAKRSTLSAGDGIFRLPGVKAGDSLRISHISFAPAGFFISDPAAFLTIQLAPAANTLGEVEVLSSGYQDIPRERSTGSFVRIDKAALNLQAGTNILNRLDGITSGLLFDVGKSNGNQGKLGISIRGLSTINGPIDPLVVVDGYIYEGDINNINPNDVEQVTVMKDAAAASIWGARAGNGVILITTRKGRYAQPLQVSVNASLIIAEKPDLYYLPQLGAAEYIGVEQFLFGRGYFNNRINTGYQALTPAVEVFLARRRGLISAADSADRINALKAIDTRDQFLRHMYREALTQQYALNLRGGSANHAYTFSLAYDRSSNELDALTRKLNIQLGNSFRILKNLELDLSLYFTNAHGQSGRPGINQVAVAGRSIPYLQLAGEDGSPLPVARDYRSAYTDTLAGGRLLDWKYYPLEDYRHNRSTDNRQELFANIGLRYRFSKWLNAEIKYQYQDQQSGSERLAALESYEARDMVNRFTQVDRSNGNLTRIVPLGGIRNYSLAAVRSQTLRGQLNLMKQWQDHELAAVAGIEGREARGTGEGSIRYGYNSDPLTTTLVDPVNPYPTILTGRFERIPGMAANSHTLNRFVSVYANAAYTFRNRYSLSASARRDGANVFGANTNDRWKPLWSVGAAWNISREDFYQLRALPSLKLRMSYGFSGNVDLSRSAVAIGRYYAASSVNLPFARINVINNPDLRWEKIGMFNIGLDFQSANNRLSGTLEFYNKRGIDLYGTEPYDYTTWGLGSELRRNVANMEGKGIDLTLNARLVDRKVKWNSNLIFSYVTNETTRYNSASAANIASIIGNGNTITPYVGKPLYAIAAYRWGGLDGNGHPQGYLDGKLSTDYAAIFQEANQKGPEGNVVYIGPASPPVFGSWINTLSWKQLSLTLSLAYRFGYYFRRPFFTSGSLVNGSGHPDFNRRWQQPGDEAFTQVPAFVYPVNGNRDAFYGFSEVNVLKGDHIRLQFLNLAYTLGGPKACARWLKDAQLYCIAANLGILWRANSEGLDPDYPRSLPPARNLSIGLRMNL